A part of Rhodamnia argentea isolate NSW1041297 chromosome 8, ASM2092103v1, whole genome shotgun sequence genomic DNA contains:
- the LOC115731885 gene encoding linoleate 13S-lipoxygenase 2-1, chloroplastic-like: MLEPQLPQSPPASPTLVPLTKPSSQGNGGEIKEVASLAAPAPQKSPRSARPGEIKEVASPATMEKSLSVKAVVTVKSSAGGLFSEIGILGGLDMITDLVRRTLLLELVSAEVDPKTGQEKGTIKGYAHKKSQSTEEATYEHKFEVGEEFGEVGAILVENKHHKEMYLKDIVLEGFVGGPVNITCNSWVHSKFDNPQKRVFFTNKCYLPTETPSGLRRLREEELVILRGDGQGERKSYERIYDYDVYNDLGDPDSGVDKKRPVLGGQELPYPRRCRTGRPRCKTDPQSESKSSSIYVPRDEEFSTIKELTFSAKTVYSVVHAVLPSLETAIVDTDLGFPNFTAIDKLFNEVGDVPMLTKQGFLKDLFPRLVKTVADATEDVLRFETPETMKRDKFFWFSDEEFARQTLAGINPYTIQLVTEWPLRSELDPKIYGPPESVITTEIIEREIKGFMTVDEAIKQKKLFMLDYHDLLLPYVNKVRQLKGTTLYGSRTLFFLTPDETLKPLAIELTRPPTDDGKPQWKQVFTPSCHSTGMWLWRLAKAHVLAHDSGYHQLVSHWLRTHCATEPYIIATNRQLSEMHPIYKLLQPHFRYTMEINALARGNLINGDGIIETTFSPGKYSMELSAVAYDKQWQFDLQGLPNDLISRGLAMEDPTAPHGLKLAIEDYPFANDGLLLWDIINEWVTGYVNHYYPNPTRIVSDMELQSWWTEIRTVGHGDKKDSLGWPDLKSPSDLIHIITTIVWVASGHHAAVNFGQYTYAGYFPNRPTIARTKMPVEDPTEEELKIFRDKPEDTLLHCFPSQIQATKVMAVLDVLSNHSPDEEYLGQYPELAWKEEPAINVAFERFNERLKEFDGIIDARNTDQSFKNRNGAGIVPYELLKPFSEPGVTGKGVPYSISI, translated from the exons atgtTGGAGCCACAGCTTCCTCAATCCCCACCTGCCTCCCCAACCTTGGTCCCATTAACCAAGCCATCTAGCCAAGGCAATGGCGGTGAGATCAAAGAGGTTGCTAGCCTGGCCGCTCCCGCACCCCAAAAGAGCCCTAGAAGCGCTCGACCGGGTGAGATCAAAGAGGTTGCCAGCCCTGCCACTATGGAGAAGTCGTTGTCCGTCAAAGCGGTAGTGACCGTGAAATCCAGCGCCGGTGGGTTGTTCTCGGAAATCGGGATACTCGGAGGGCTCGATATGATTACTGATCTGGTGAGGAGAACACTCCTCTTGGAGCTTGTTAGTGCAGAGGTTGACCCTA AGACGGGACAAGAGAAGGGCACAATCAAAGGGTACGCGCACAAGAAGAGCCAAAGTACGGAGGAGGCGACATACGAGCACAAGTTCGAGGTCGGAGAGGAGTTCGGGGAGGTCGGGGCGATTCTCGTTGAGAATAAGCACCACAAGGAGATGTACCTCAAGGACATCGTCCTCGAAGGGTTCGTAGGCGGTCCAGTTAACATCACATGCAACTCATGGGTTCACTCCAAGTTTGACAACCCACAGAAGAGGGTCTTCTTCACCAATAAG TGCTATTTACCGACGGAAACGCCGAGCGGGCTAAGGAGACTGAGAGAGGAAGAGCTGGTGATCCTGCGTGGGGACGGCCAAGGCGAGAGAAAGTCGTACGAGAGGATATACGATTACGATGTGTACAACGACCTCGGAGATCCGGACAGCGGCGTGGATAAGAAGAGACCGGTGCTTGGTGGCCAAGAGCTTCCGTACCCTAGAAGGTGCCGGACCGGGCGCCCTCGGTGCAAGACCG ATCCACAATCGGAATCGAAGAGCAGTAGCATATACGTGCCTCGAGATGAAGAGTTCTCTACAATAAAGGAATTGACGTTCTCGGCGAAGACGGTGTATTCGGTGGTGCATGCGGTGTTGCCGTCGCTAGAGACGGCAATAGTCGACACCGACCTGGGGTTCCCCAACTTCACCGCCATTGATAAGCTCTTCAATGAAGTTGGCGACGTGCCCATGTTGACGAAGCAAGGCTTCCTCAAGGACCTCTTCCCTCGGCTGGTCAAGACCGTCGCCGATGCCACCGAAGATGTCTTGCGCTTCGAAACCCCTGAAACCATGAAGC GAGACAAATTCTTTTGGTTTAGTGATGAAGAGTTCGCTCGTCAAACCCTAGCAGGAATTAACCCTTACACAATCCAGTTGGTCACG GAATGGCCCTTGAGAAGCGAGCTCGACCCTAAGATCTACGGTCCACCCGAATCGGTCATCACGACAGAAATCATCGAAAGGGAAATCAAAGGCTTCATGACAGTTGATGAG GCCATAAAGCAAAAGAAGCTGTTCATGCTAGACTACCACGACCTGCTCCTACCATACGTGAACAAAGTGAGGCAGCTCAAGGGGACAACCCTCTATGGGTCGAGGACTCTCTTCTTCTTGACCCCGGATGAGACGTTGAAGCCACTCGCCATCGAGCTCACACGGCCGCCCACCGACGACGGGAAGCCGCAATGGAAGCAGGTGTTCACCCCATCATGCCACTCCACTGGCATGTGGCTTTGGCGGCTCGCCAAGGCCCATGTCCTCGCCCACGACTCTGGATACCATCAGCTCGTCAGCCACTG GTTACGGACTCATTGTGCTACGGAACCCTACATAATAGCGACAAACCGGCAATTGAGCGAGATGCACCCGATCTACAAGTTGTTGCAACCGCACTTCCGGTACACGATGGAGATCAATGCTCTGGCTCGTGGGAATCTCATCAACGGCGACGGCATTATCGAGACCACCTTCTCTCCCGGCAAGTATTCCATGGAGCTCAGCGCTGTCGCCTACGACAAGCAGTGGCAATTCGACTTACAAGGCTTGCCAAATGACTTGATCAGCAG GGGGTTGGCGATGGAGGACCCGACGGCACCTCACGGCCTCAAGCTAGCGATCGAAGACTACCCCTTCGCTAACGACGGCCTCCTCTTGTGGGACATCATCAATGAGTGGGTCACGGGCTACGTCAACCACTACTACCCCAACCCGACCCGTATTGTGTCGGACATGGAGCTCCAATCTTGGTGGACCGAGATCCGGACCGTTGGCCACGGTGACAAGAAAGACTCCCTCGGGTGGCCCGACCTCAAGAGCCCATCTGACCTCATCCACATTATCACCACCATCGTTTGGGTCGCCTCCGGCCATCATGCTGCCGTCAACTTCGGCCAGTACACCTATGCCGGCTACTTCCCGAACCGCCCCACCATTGCCCGAACCAAGATGCCCGTCGAGGACCCGACCGAAGAAGAGCTCAAGATCTTCAGGGATAAGCCTGAGGACACGCTCCTCCATTGCTTCCCATCGCAGATACAGGCGACAAAGGTGATGGCAGTCCTCGACGTTCTGTCGAACCATTCACCGGATGAGGAGTACCTGGGACAATATCCAGAACTGGCATGGAAGGAGGAGCCGGCGATAAACGTGGCATTCGAGAGGTTCAATGAGAGGCTGAAGGAGTTTGACGGCATCATCGATGCGAGGAACACTGACCAAAGTTTTAAGAATCGGAACGGAGCTGGGATCGTGCCATATGAGCTCTTGAAGCCGTTCTCTGAGCCTGGTGTGACCGGGAAGGGAGTTCCATACAGCATTTCCATTTGA